AAGCCCGAACGAAGTGATGAATCGCTGATTGCTTATGCTGAGAAACTGGGAAATGGAGCAGTAATGAAGCGCTTGGGCTTCTTGACAGAAAGGCTTTCCGGTCCATCACAACTCACGAAATGGTGTCAAGAACAAATGACCACAGGTAATGCAAGGCTTGATTCCGCGCTACAATGTACGCGTCTGGTTACAAGGTGGCGGCTGTGGATTCCACCAAGTTGGTAGGTAAATCAAACTGGTATGATCGATAGACGAGAGATCCTGAATGCTGCTGAAGTATCTAATGTCGGCCCCCAAATCGCCGAGAAGGACTACGTCTTGGGGTGGGTACTGTGGGGTATATTCGGGAACGAAGAGCTTGCTGGAAACTGGGTGTTTAAGGGCGGTACTTGCCTTAAGAAGTGTTTCTTCGAGACCTACCGTTTTTCCGAAGATCTGGATTTCACAGTTAAAGATCCGTCTCAGTTGAACGCCAGGTTTCTCGAATCGGTATTCGCCGAGGTTAGCGAAAAGGTCCACGAAGAAACCGGGATTGCGCTGCCGGTTGAATTCAGGCGATTCAAGATCTACGAAAACCAACGTGGTGAGAAAGCCTGTCAGGGGCGTGTCGGATATCGAGGACCGGTATCGCCACGAGGGAACAACGCGCCGAGGATCAAACTCGATCTAATCTCAGACGAACGTATCGCCTTACCTCCTGTTCAAACCCGTATATTCCATCCATTCAGTGACGATCCTGAAAACGGAATCGTTGTGCAGTGTTATGCCTATGAGGAGGTCTTTGCCGAGAAAGTACGTGCCCTGGGTGAGAGAACCCGGCCGCGAGACCTATACGATGTAATCAACCTCTACCGAAATGAGGGTATTCGTCCTGCGGCGAGAGTGCTACTCGATGTGCTACGTTCCAAATGCGAATTCAAAGGAATCGACGTACCAACTTTGGAAATGCTGGAGCCATTCAGACCGGAGCTGGAGGGCTCATGGGAGTCAATGTTGGGACATCAATTACCGGCACTACTCCCAGTGCAACACTTTTGGGATCAACTCGAAGAGTTCTTTCTCTGGTTGTTCGGTGAGCTAATTCCTGAAAGACCTGCTCCGTACACGGGTGAGGAAGGGGAGGAATTGATTCGGGACAGGTATATCTTTAATGCAGTTCCAAGGAGGGCGCGAGCACATCTCGAGGTTATTCGATTTGCTGCCGCCAATCGGATATGTGCTGAATTAGATTACCTGGGTAGGACACGAACAATCGAACCGTATTCGTTGCGACTATCCAGGGCGGGCAACGTTGTACTTCACGCGCATAACGTTGACAAGAATGCCCACAGGAGTTACAGGGTTGATCAGATTGAACGTGCTCGATTGACCAGTACGGCCTTCGTGCCGCGGCACGAGATTGAGTTAACGCCGACCGGGCCATACAAGATAAAACCTACAGCAATGCGCAGGAGTCTATTAGGGTGGCCACGCACCAACTACGAAACCCACGGACCGGTATTCATTCTGGAATGTCCTATGTGCGATCGGCATTTCAAACGTCAGAGGAGGAGGACAACAAAACTCAATCGACATAACGACGAATGGGGTGATCCGTGTCCCGGCCGGTATGGTCACTGGGTTGATACGGAGTATTGAGGGGAACTTTCGAGACCACCGAGGTTCGTACTCAGGACATCTGATTAGTCTTCCGAAATCAACCCCATCGAGCAGATGATCCTTGGCTCAAGTTCTTCGTCGTCTTCCTGTACGATGCAGAGCCGGCCTTCGTCTCGGAGCGCAATAACCAGTTCGGACAGGATTTCGTCTGAAACCCCACTACGTAGTTGTCTGTTTAACGTATCCACCGCAGCCTGCCGCAAGGGATGGCGGTAGATCTCGTCAATCGCTTTGTGTAAAGCGTCAGACTCGAACAAAGTTCCCTGGATGTTGTCGGCGTAGCTCTTAAGCCTTTCGTATGTTCTAAACCTTGCGCCTGACGGCCGACCCAACTGCCCGCCGACACGTTTTTCCGACCTTCGTATATGTTTCGCGGCCTGAGTCACTAGTTCGTGGTGTGTATTGTGACGAACCATCGCCGGTGTATTCGGATCGCATTCGGCTGCACGAAGGATCTCGAACTGACTCTCCGAGATACTTTCACCGTTCCTGTTTACCCACGACAGGGCGTCGTTACCTTGACCAGTCCGCATATGAACAAGTACACCCTCCGGTCGATTCGGGCGTTCATTGTAAGCTTTCGATGAATGAACACCTGACGGAAGATCCTCGATGGTTTTTTTGAGCGACGAATCTGCATCGGTCGCATTGCGCCATATCTGGTACGCATACGAAGATAGATCGACATCCGATTCGTCGTCATCGTCGAGAATACCGGATTTCTCATTGTAAAGGTCGACCACTGTTTTCGTATCCTCATCCTCGAAGAACGCCTCGTCTGTTCCCACGACCTCGGCGTTCTCCTTCAGACGTGTACGTACCCGCGCTCTAAGGCGTATCAAGCGCTCAACACCCTCGACCGGGAGGAATGAATAACAGAGGATTTCTGCTGCCTTCTGGCCAATACGGTCTACTCGGCCTGCCCGTTGAATCAACCGTATGATAGCCCACGGTAGATCGTAGTTTACGACGATAGCACAGTCCTGTAGATTCTGTCCTTCACTGAGCACATCGGTGGAGACAAGGACTCGAATCTCGCCGTGGTCGGTCGCATACTGTCGTTTTTCGTTGC
Above is a genomic segment from Gemmatimonadota bacterium containing:
- a CDS encoding nucleotidyl transferase AbiEii/AbiGii toxin family protein, with amino-acid sequence MIDRREILNAAEVSNVGPQIAEKDYVLGWVLWGIFGNEELAGNWVFKGGTCLKKCFFETYRFSEDLDFTVKDPSQLNARFLESVFAEVSEKVHEETGIALPVEFRRFKIYENQRGEKACQGRVGYRGPVSPRGNNAPRIKLDLISDERIALPPVQTRIFHPFSDDPENGIVVQCYAYEEVFAEKVRALGERTRPRDLYDVINLYRNEGIRPAARVLLDVLRSKCEFKGIDVPTLEMLEPFRPELEGSWESMLGHQLPALLPVQHFWDQLEEFFLWLFGELIPERPAPYTGEEGEELIRDRYIFNAVPRRARAHLEVIRFAAANRICAELDYLGRTRTIEPYSLRLSRAGNVVLHAHNVDKNAHRSYRVDQIERARLTSTAFVPRHEIELTPTGPYKIKPTAMRRSLLGWPRTNYETHGPVFILECPMCDRHFKRQRRRTTKLNRHNDEWGDPCPGRYGHWVDTEY